CATGATGTCTCCTTCATGGATCTCCTTGTCGTCAATGTGGGTATCCCGCACCGCATAGGTGATCTGACCGGATTTGACATGCTGGATCTGTTCCAGCATAGCCTCTTCGTTCTCCCCGGCGGAAGCTTCCGGCATAAAGTTGATGATGGCGGTGATCCCCTGGGGAACCGTCTTGGTGGGGATCACGATGATCTCCTTGTCTTTCACCAGATCTTTCGCCTGGTTTGCCGCAAGCACGATATTCTTATTATTTGGAAGAATGAAAATGGAATCTGCGTTCACATGATCCACCGCGTTCAGCATATCCTCCGTACTTGGATTCATGGTCTGGCCGCCCTCGATGATATAGTCAGCGCCCAGCTCCCGGAAGATCTCATTCATTCCCTCACCGATGGATACCGCGATAAAGCCCATGGGCTTCCTTGGCTCATCCTTCTTCGCCTCTTCTGCCTGCTGCGCCGCAACCTTCTCCGCCTCACGGATCAGCTTCTCCTGATGCTCTTCCCGCATGTTGTCTACCTTCATCCGGGAGAGCTGGCCGTAAGTCAGACCCTTTTCAAAAGCCAGACCGGGATGGTTGGTGTGCACATGGATCTTTACCACATCCTCGTCCGCCACGCAGACAATGGAATCTCCAATGGAGGAGAGATAGGACTTCAGCTCCTTCTCATCCTTTTCTGTAAATTCTTTCTCTGTCAGAATGATAAACTCGGTACAGTAACCGAACTTGATATCCGCCGCTTCCTGAGGCGCCGCCATCTTTCCAACGCCTGCTCCGCTTCCGGGAGTGATGGCGCTGTAGTCGATCTCCTTGCCCAGGAAAGCGTCATATGCCCCCCGGATCACTTCCAGCAGACCCTGGCCGCCGGAATCAACCACGCCTGCTTCCTTGAGCACCGGCAGAAGGTCCGGCGTCTTTGCCAGCACTTCCTCCGCATGCTTGATCACTTCCGGGATGAACACTTCCAGATCATCCGTCTCCAGCGCCATCTCCGCCGCTTTCTCCGCGATCCCGCTGGCCACTGTAAGGATGGTTCCCTCCTTCGGCTTCATAACTGCCTTGTAGGCTGTATCCCGAGCCCGGGCACAGGCCGCTGCCAGCCCCGCTGCGTCGATCTCCTTCTCCTCCCGGATGGATTTGGTAAATCCCCGGAGGAGCTGGGACAGGATCACGCCCGAGTTTCCTCTGGCTCCACGCAGAGAACCGGAAGAAATCGCCTTGGCCAGATCCTTCATATTATAGTCTGTCAGAGCAGTCACTTCTTTGGCCGCGGACATGATGGTCAGGGACATATTGGTCCCCGTATCTCCGTCCGGCACCGGGAAGACGTTCAGTTCATTGATAAATTCTTTCTTGGATTCGATATTCTGTGCGCCTGCCAAGAACATCTTCGCAAGCATTTCCACATTAATAGTTTTTGTAGCCACTTCCTATGTTCCTCCTTAAACTAATCGATGACCCTGACGCCTTCGATGTAGATATTGATCTTGTCCACAGGCATTCCGGAAAATTCTTCCACCCTGTACTTCACATTGCTGATCAGATTCTCCGTCACTGCGGAAATGCTGACTCCATACGCCACGATAATATGAAAATTCAAAGTGATGTGGTTCTCCTCCGAAATCATCACCTGGATGCCTCTGGTCAGGCTCTCCTTCTTCAGAAGATGGACCAGTCCGTCTTTTACATTCACCGCGGCCATTCCCACGATCCCAAAACACTCCACCGCAACGGTTCCGGCATATTTTGCCACAACCTCCGGATCTACGGTGATGATACCAAGGTCGGTGCTTATACATCCCTTCATATTAGAAACCTCCACTTCTCCTAGGATATTTTCCTTGCATATTTGCTTAGTGTTTCTATTATACCCTGTTTCCCGTGATAATACAAGATTCCCGGGCACACAAAAAACCCAGATTCCGTAATGAAATCTGAGTTTTTAACTGCTTTTTTGCACTTTGCCTATGCACGCTCCACTTTGCCTGATCTTAAGCAGGAAGTGCAAACATACATTTTCTTCGTAGCACCATTCTCTGTCTTTACGCGAACAGACTTTACATTTGATTTCCACATCTTAGGTGTCCTTCTATGAGAGTGGCTCACGTGATTTCCAAAATGAGCTCCCTTCTGACAAATAGCACATTTAGCCATGACTACACCTCCTAACGCTCATAATAAGTCTTTCTACAGACTCGCAACAATAGTTATTTTAGCAGAATGATCTTAAAATTGCAAGCATTATTTCAGAATTTATCTTCATTTACAGCAAAATAAATTATAACCTGCCAGAACACACAGTAAAATGCACAGCACTTCCACAAATGTATTGGGCAGGATCAACGCCAGGATGATCCCCACTGCAACCCAGAACAGGGCGAATCCGATGATCCGTTTCAAACTGCTGCCCCCTGCCGGCCTTTTCTATCATTCTATGTCTTACACGCCTGGAAGATTACTCCTCTTCCAGAATGTCCA
This window of the Massilistercora timonensis genome carries:
- a CDS encoding DAK2 domain-containing protein, with the protein product MATKTINVEMLAKMFLAGAQNIESKKEFINELNVFPVPDGDTGTNMSLTIMSAAKEVTALTDYNMKDLAKAISSGSLRGARGNSGVILSQLLRGFTKSIREEKEIDAAGLAAACARARDTAYKAVMKPKEGTILTVASGIAEKAAEMALETDDLEVFIPEVIKHAEEVLAKTPDLLPVLKEAGVVDSGGQGLLEVIRGAYDAFLGKEIDYSAITPGSGAGVGKMAAPQEAADIKFGYCTEFIILTEKEFTEKDEKELKSYLSSIGDSIVCVADEDVVKIHVHTNHPGLAFEKGLTYGQLSRMKVDNMREEHQEKLIREAEKVAAQQAEEAKKDEPRKPMGFIAVSIGEGMNEIFRELGADYIIEGGQTMNPSTEDMLNAVDHVNADSIFILPNNKNIVLAANQAKDLVKDKEIIVIPTKTVPQGITAIINFMPEASAGENEEAMLEQIQHVKSGQITYAVRDTHIDDKEIHEGDIMGIGDKGILSVGSEIEETVKDMLSQLVDEDSELISLYYGEEVNEEDAERFTQEITELYPDVDVDVHSGGQPIYYYILAVE
- the rpmB gene encoding 50S ribosomal protein L28 translates to MAKCAICQKGAHFGNHVSHSHRRTPKMWKSNVKSVRVKTENGATKKMYVCTSCLRSGKVERA
- a CDS encoding Asp23/Gls24 family envelope stress response protein produces the protein MKGCISTDLGIITVDPEVVAKYAGTVAVECFGIVGMAAVNVKDGLVHLLKKESLTRGIQVMISEENHITLNFHIIVAYGVSISAVTENLISNVKYRVEEFSGMPVDKINIYIEGVRVID